In Elaeis guineensis isolate ETL-2024a chromosome 1, EG11, whole genome shotgun sequence, a genomic segment contains:
- the LOC105039927 gene encoding peroxisome biogenesis factor 10-like isoform X3, protein MAARGIILADSQFGELYGSDHPRRNQVQSSDAAESSTSTSVPISALSKFRERLDGLWLQAIQKWPTVLPYAREILQLALCTNLMFFYFEGLYYHISKCAAGIRYVFIGKSLNQRPRYQILGVFLLIQLCILGAEGLHRSNLSSIISSVHQTSPGSHQSSTGQGLPVLNEDGNPVTNYNPDKGRWAADSLAVPEPQGSGGISKCTLSQYSPASYSHAMLSCLLLELHYGMECPICGTVDKEAHDLFKLHIPRRKCHKAYFHVNRLKHVEKSLSVVVRLVKNRVLFEISRQHAWRATSVLFIIYLFCLHNWNRL, encoded by the exons ATGGCTGCTCGTGGTATTATCCTTGCTGACTCTCAGTTTGGGGAGCTGTATGGAAGTGACCATCCTAGAAGGAACCAAGTCCAATCTTCTGATGCTGCTGAGAGCTCAACTTCGACAAGTGTACCTATATCTGCTCTGTCAAAGTTCAGAGAAAGGCTCGATGGTTTGTGGTTGCAAGCCATTCAGAAATGGCCTACG GTTCTTCCATATGCCCGTGAGATTTTGCAGTTGGCTCTCTGCACCAACCTTATGTTCTTTTACTTTGAAG GGTTGTATTATCATATATCAAAATGTGCAGCAGGCATCCGTTATGTATTTATTGGAAAGTCGTTAAATCAAAGGCCTCG ATACCAAATCTTGGGTGTGTTCCTTTTGATCCAGCTTTGTATACTTGGTGCTGAAGGACTGCATAGAAGTAATTTATCTTCAATAATTAGTTCTGTTCATCAGACATCACCTGGGAGCCACCAGTCTTCTACAG GTCAAGGCTTGCCTGTTTTAAATGAAGATGGCAATCCAGTTACTAATTATAACCCTGATAAAGGCAGGTGGGCTGCTGATTCCTTGGCTGTACCAGAG CCCCAAGGTTCCGGTGGCATCAGCAAATGTACTTTGTCTCAGTACTCGCCAGCATCCTACAGCCACGCCATGCTGTCATGTCTTCTGCTG GAACTGCATTATGGAATGGAATGCCCC ATCTGCGGTACTGTTGATAAAGAAGCTCATGACCTCTTCAAACTACATATTCCTAGAAGAAAATGCCATAAAGCCTACTTCCATGTGAATCGGTTGAAACATGTAGAGAAGTCTCTTTCTGTTGTAGTTCGACTGGTGAAAAACAGAGTTTTGTTTGAAATATCAAGGCAGCATGCATGGAGAGCGACATCTGTATTGTTTATAATCTATTTATTTTGTTTGCATAATTGGAATCGCTTATGA
- the LOC105039927 gene encoding peroxisome biogenesis factor 10-like isoform X2 → MLPLSMMPVVMPSDTFLVPGFCCLPERGAGHQTLGEEYCDISQFASSHGLPPTPARRALFIVYETIIPYLAERISSKMAARGIILADSQFGELYGSDHPRRNQVQSSDAAESSTSTSVPISALSKFRERLDGLWLQAIQKWPTVLPYAREILQLALCTNLMFFYFEGLYYHISKCAAGIRYVFIGKSLNQRPRYQILGVFLLIQLCILGAEGLHRSNLSSIISSVHQTSPGSHQSSTGQGLPVLNEDGNPVTNYNPDKGRWAADSLAVPEPQGSGGISKCTLSQYSPASYSHAMLSCLLLELHYGMECPICRTPITHSSLVCI, encoded by the exons ATGCTGCCTTTGTCCATGATGCCTGTTGTGATGCCTTCTGACACCTTTTTG GTACCAGGATTCTGTTGCTTACCAGAGCGAG GTGCAGGGCACCAAACTCTAGGAGAAGAATATTGTGATATATCTCAG TTTGCAAGTTCTCATGGGCTTCCACCAACACCTGCAAGACGTGCCCTTTTCATTGTATACGAGACCATAATTCCTTATCTTGCAGAGAGAATCAG TTCAAAGATGGCTGCTCGTGGTATTATCCTTGCTGACTCTCAGTTTGGGGAGCTGTATGGAAGTGACCATCCTAGAAGGAACCAAGTCCAATCTTCTGATGCTGCTGAGAGCTCAACTTCGACAAGTGTACCTATATCTGCTCTGTCAAAGTTCAGAGAAAGGCTCGATGGTTTGTGGTTGCAAGCCATTCAGAAATGGCCTACG GTTCTTCCATATGCCCGTGAGATTTTGCAGTTGGCTCTCTGCACCAACCTTATGTTCTTTTACTTTGAAG GGTTGTATTATCATATATCAAAATGTGCAGCAGGCATCCGTTATGTATTTATTGGAAAGTCGTTAAATCAAAGGCCTCG ATACCAAATCTTGGGTGTGTTCCTTTTGATCCAGCTTTGTATACTTGGTGCTGAAGGACTGCATAGAAGTAATTTATCTTCAATAATTAGTTCTGTTCATCAGACATCACCTGGGAGCCACCAGTCTTCTACAG GTCAAGGCTTGCCTGTTTTAAATGAAGATGGCAATCCAGTTACTAATTATAACCCTGATAAAGGCAGGTGGGCTGCTGATTCCTTGGCTGTACCAGAG CCCCAAGGTTCCGGTGGCATCAGCAAATGTACTTTGTCTCAGTACTCGCCAGCATCCTACAGCCACGCCATGCTGTCATGTCTTCTGCTG GAACTGCATTATGGAATGGAATGCCCCATCTGCCGCACTCCCATAACTCATTCAAGTTTAGTTTGTATATAG
- the LOC105039928 gene encoding uncharacterized protein, producing MSSKKEEKGQAAAERIKAAALSAAKGLSRAQAERAAAAAARNVNAYGQKEEGPSRWQERKEAKRQMYLMSTEKAVKLGERKDLKASVSSAGGAAAQCQKCFQSGHWTYECKNERVYMSRPSRTQQLKNPKLKMKLSVSYELDSPDIGKELQDERGQKKDKGEGSRTKSKRKHRSGSDSEEDSSEASVFETDSESSVTESDYSSAESSSSYSSSDSEERRRRRRRRKQEKKRHRGYSSSSDSSESESASDSDSDDKYRRKSRRHSRRR from the coding sequence ATGTCGAGCAAGAAGGAAGAGAAAGGACAGGCTGCAGCCGAGCGAATCAAGGCTGCAGCACTTTCAGCTGCAAAGGGTCTCAGCCGTGCTCAAGCTGAGCGGGCAGCGGCAGCAGCTGCACGAAATGTAAATGCTTATGGGCAGAAGGAAGAAGGGCCAAGCAGATGGCAGGAAAGGAAAGAAGCAAAGCGGCAGATGTATCTTATGAGTACAGAGAAAGCTGTGAAATTGGGAGAGAGGAAGGATCTAAAGGCATCAGTTTCTTCTGCTGGTGGCGCAGCTGCTCAATGTCAGAAGTGTTTCCAGTCTGGTCATTGGACATACGAGTGCAAGAACGAACGGGTCTACATGTCACGGCCCTCGAGGACGCAGCAGCTCAAGAACCCAAAGTTGAAGATGAAGCTCTCAGTCTCCTATGAATTAGACAGCCCTGATATTGGGAAGGAGCTGCAGGATGAAAGGGGCCAGAAGAAAGACAAGGGTGAAGGGAGCAGGACAAAGAGCAAGAGGAAACACCGATCAGGAAGTGATTCAGAGGAGGACAGCAGTGAGGCTTCTGTTTTTGAGACAGATAGTGAGTCTTCAGTGACCGAATCCGACTACTCTTCCGCTGAGAGTAGTTCGAGCTACAGTTCATCAGATTCAGAGGAgcgcaggaggaggaggaggaggaggaagcaaGAGAAGAAAAGGCACCGGGGATACAGCTCATCCTCTGATTCTTCTGAATCAGAGTCAGCTTCTGATAGTGATTCAGATGACAAGTACAGGAGGAAGAGTAGAAGGCACAGCCGGAGGCGCTAG
- the LOC105039927 gene encoding peroxisome biogenesis factor 10-like isoform X1 — protein MLPLSMMPVVMPSDTFLVPGFCCLPERGAGHQTLGEEYCDISQFASSHGLPPTPARRALFIVYETIIPYLAERISSKMAARGIILADSQFGELYGSDHPRRNQVQSSDAAESSTSTSVPISALSKFRERLDGLWLQAIQKWPTVLPYAREILQLALCTNLMFFYFEGLYYHISKCAAGIRYVFIGKSLNQRPRYQILGVFLLIQLCILGAEGLHRSNLSSIISSVHQTSPGSHQSSTGQGLPVLNEDGNPVTNYNPDKGRWAADSLAVPEPQGSGGISKCTLSQYSPASYSHAMLSCLLLELHYGMECPICGTVDKEAHDLFKLHIPRRKCHKAYFHVNRLKHVEKSLSVVVRLVKNRVLFEISRQHAWRATSVLFIIYLFCLHNWNRL, from the exons ATGCTGCCTTTGTCCATGATGCCTGTTGTGATGCCTTCTGACACCTTTTTG GTACCAGGATTCTGTTGCTTACCAGAGCGAG GTGCAGGGCACCAAACTCTAGGAGAAGAATATTGTGATATATCTCAG TTTGCAAGTTCTCATGGGCTTCCACCAACACCTGCAAGACGTGCCCTTTTCATTGTATACGAGACCATAATTCCTTATCTTGCAGAGAGAATCAG TTCAAAGATGGCTGCTCGTGGTATTATCCTTGCTGACTCTCAGTTTGGGGAGCTGTATGGAAGTGACCATCCTAGAAGGAACCAAGTCCAATCTTCTGATGCTGCTGAGAGCTCAACTTCGACAAGTGTACCTATATCTGCTCTGTCAAAGTTCAGAGAAAGGCTCGATGGTTTGTGGTTGCAAGCCATTCAGAAATGGCCTACG GTTCTTCCATATGCCCGTGAGATTTTGCAGTTGGCTCTCTGCACCAACCTTATGTTCTTTTACTTTGAAG GGTTGTATTATCATATATCAAAATGTGCAGCAGGCATCCGTTATGTATTTATTGGAAAGTCGTTAAATCAAAGGCCTCG ATACCAAATCTTGGGTGTGTTCCTTTTGATCCAGCTTTGTATACTTGGTGCTGAAGGACTGCATAGAAGTAATTTATCTTCAATAATTAGTTCTGTTCATCAGACATCACCTGGGAGCCACCAGTCTTCTACAG GTCAAGGCTTGCCTGTTTTAAATGAAGATGGCAATCCAGTTACTAATTATAACCCTGATAAAGGCAGGTGGGCTGCTGATTCCTTGGCTGTACCAGAG CCCCAAGGTTCCGGTGGCATCAGCAAATGTACTTTGTCTCAGTACTCGCCAGCATCCTACAGCCACGCCATGCTGTCATGTCTTCTGCTG GAACTGCATTATGGAATGGAATGCCCC ATCTGCGGTACTGTTGATAAAGAAGCTCATGACCTCTTCAAACTACATATTCCTAGAAGAAAATGCCATAAAGCCTACTTCCATGTGAATCGGTTGAAACATGTAGAGAAGTCTCTTTCTGTTGTAGTTCGACTGGTGAAAAACAGAGTTTTGTTTGAAATATCAAGGCAGCATGCATGGAGAGCGACATCTGTATTGTTTATAATCTATTTATTTTGTTTGCATAATTGGAATCGCTTATGA